From the Chloroflexia bacterium SDU3-3 genome, the window GCTCACCGCGCTGGCGCTGCTGCTCGGCCAGCTGGGCGTGCCCCAGGGCACCGCGCAGCAGATCGCCTCGGCGCTGGGCGCGGGGCTGCTGGCCGAGGGCGTGGCCTGGGCGGCGTGGCGGGCCTGGCGGCAGCCCGCGCGGATGGCGGCCCACTTCCTCTGGCTCACGATCTGGTTCCTGTGCGTGGCCAGCGCCTGGTTCCAGCCCTGGTATCTGGTGTGGGCCATGGCGCTGGTGTCCATCCAGCCCCAGCGCCTCCGTGCGCTGGTGGCGGTGGTGCTGTTCTGCCTCACCGCGATGCTGAGCTATGTGGCGGTCTCGTTCCTGATGCCCGCGCTGGGCTGGCGGGCCGACAGCGTCGCCTGGAACCTGCTGCTGCCCACCCTGGTGTTCGGGCCGCCGCTGCTGGCGCTGGGGCTGCGCCGCGCCGCGCCCGCTGGCACGCGCCCGCCCCAGCCCGGCCCGGCCCGCGAGGCGCAGGCATAGCAAAGGGGGCGAGGCCGTGCAGGCCTCGCCCCCTTCTGCACATGCGCTAGTGCTGGTCGCCGCCGCTCTTCAGCGCCGCGATCTGGGCATTCAGCTCGGCGATCTTGGCCGTCAGCTCGTCGATCTCGCGCTTGCTGGGGATATTCAGCCGCCCGAGCACCTGCTCGATGCCCTGCTCGATCTGGCGATTCAGGTGCGTGCCGCCCTGCTCGGCCTCGGCCCGCGTTGCGCGCAGCCGCTGGCCCAGCTCGCTCGTCAGGCGCTCGCCCTCTTTCTGGGCCAGCTCGCCGCGCTCCACCAGCTGGTCGATCACCTTCTCGGCCTCGTCGCGGGTGATGGCCACCGCGCCGATGCTGGCCAGCACCAGCCTGCGCACGCCATCGAACAGCGAGGGCGCGTGGCCAGCGGGCTGCGCGGATGTCACCTTGACCTCGACTTCTTCGCTCATTGGTGTCGCTCCTTATCTCTGCCGCATAGGCTATCGGCGGTATGACGCAGTGCGTTATACGGCAGTATAGCACGCCGCCTAGGCCGAGTCAACGGCCCGATGAAAGCGGGGCAGCTTGCTTTCTCCTGCAAAATATCTACACCGCGCTCGCATGTCTTGCGCTATGATGAGCAAGAAACCGGCAAGCATGAAAGAGCAGGAGCTATGACATACCGACTTCTGGCGCTGGATCTGGATGGGACGCTGCTCGACCAGCGTATGACGATCACCCCCGCTGTGCGGGCGGCGGCCAAGGCCGCCAGCGAGCGCGGCGTCACCATCACCATCGCCACCGGGCGCACCTTCCGCGCCACCCTGCCCTACGTCGAGGCGCTGGGCGTCAGCGGCCCCGTGATCTGCTACCAGGGCGGGGCGATCTTCGACTCGCAGAGCGGGGCTATGTCCAACCCGGTGTATGTGCCAGCCGCGCTGGCCGCCCAGGGCGCGCAGATGATGCTTGAGCGCGGGCTGTTCTGCCTGATCTACGCCGACGAGAAGATCTATATCGCCGACGACACCCGCCCCGAGCTAGCCTACTACCGCAGCTTCCACCCCGAGGGCCTCGACCTGGTGGTCGCGCCCGACCTGCCCGCCGTGGCCCACCACGCGGGCGTGCTCAAGGTGCAGTTCACCGCCGAGCCAGCGGTGATCGACCGCTTCCAGCCCGACTTCCAGGCCGCCTTCCAGGGCCAGCTGGATGTGCTGCGCTCGCACGACCACTACCTTGAGCTGATCCCCCAGAACATCAGCAAGGGCACCG encodes:
- a CDS encoding poly(hydroxyalkanoate) granule-associated protein: MSEEVEVKVTSAQPAGHAPSLFDGVRRLVLASIGAVAITRDEAEKVIDQLVERGELAQKEGERLTSELGQRLRATRAEAEQGGTHLNRQIEQGIEQVLGRLNIPSKREIDELTAKIAELNAQIAALKSGGDQH
- a CDS encoding HAD family phosphatase: MKAGQLAFSCKISTPRSHVLRYDEQETGKHERAGAMTYRLLALDLDGTLLDQRMTITPAVRAAAKAASERGVTITIATGRTFRATLPYVEALGVSGPVICYQGGAIFDSQSGAMSNPVYVPAALAAQGAQMMLERGLFCLIYADEKIYIADDTRPELAYYRSFHPEGLDLVVAPDLPAVAHHAGVLKVQFTAEPAVIDRFQPDFQAAFQGQLDVLRSHDHYLELIPQNISKGTALEALARDLGIPREQVMAIGDHMNDIEMIRWAGLGLAMGNGAPEAHAAAKAVIPTVAEDGVAWAIQRYILG